In Populus trichocarpa isolate Nisqually-1 chromosome 7, P.trichocarpa_v4.1, whole genome shotgun sequence, the following proteins share a genomic window:
- the LOC18101098 gene encoding alpha-mannosidase isoform X2 — protein MEKLERDLTWFDGWVLIAFVVVFGLHGTVVNGGYVDYNTGGGVVPGKLNVHLVPHSHDDVGWLKTVDQYYVGSNNSIQGACVENVLDSVVESLRRDSNRKFVFVEMAFFQRWWVEQSEEIQEQVRKLVDAGQLEFVNGGWCMHDEATCHYIDMIDQTTLGHRAIKEQFNKTPRAGWQIDPFGHSAVQAYLLGTELGFDSVHFARIDYQDRAKRKDDKALEVIWRGSKTFGSSSQIFANAFPVHYSPPNGFHFEVFDDFVPVQDNPLLDDYNVEQRVNDFINAAMTQANVTRTNHIMWTMGDDFQYQYAESWFKQMDKLIHYVNKDGRVNALYSTPSIYTDVKNAANESWPLKTDDYFPYADTENAYWTGFFTSRPALKRYVRQLSGYYLAARQLEFLVGKKSTGPNTYRLGDALGIAQHHDGVTGTAKQHTTNDYEKRLAIGALEAEATVSSALSCLVSNKSRDQCAKPALNFSQCQLLNISYCPPTEEAIANGKRLVMVLYNALGWNRTDVIRIPVNDPNLVVADSYGKHIETQYVTMDNTTSNLRNFYLKAYGFPSIQVPRYWLHFQVSVPPLGWSTYFIARATGIGKRRNGLSVMDSPQNDTIEIGSGNLKMSFSSMTGQLKRMYNSKTGVDVPIQQSYFWYGSSSELMQSSGAYILRPDGSPPHVVARSVPLQVHRGPLFDEVRQQFNSWIYQVTRVYKDQEHAELEYTIRDYRADWSLSVNEPVAGNYYPLNLGIFTMDKRSELSVLVDRATGGASIEDGQLELMLHRRTLHDDSRGVNEALDESVCIGDECEGLTIRGNYYLSINQVGAGAVWRRTTGQEIYTPLLAAFTQEKEETSKASHVATGTAMDPGYSLPLNVALITLQELDDGSVLLRLAHLYEAGEDAAYSTLATVELKKMFSGKAIKELKEMSLSSNQEKSEMKKMTWKVEGDNGEQPSPVRGGPVDSSTLVVELGPMEIRTFLLQF, from the exons ATGGAAAAGCTTGAGAGGGATTTGACATGGTTTGATGGGTGGGTTCTTATTGCTTTCGTGGTTGTTTTTGGCTTGCATGGTACAGTAGTTAATGGTGGTTATGTGGATTACAATACTGGAGGTGGAGTTGTGCCAGGAAAGTTGAATGTCCATTTGGTACCACATTCACATGATGATGTTGGTTGGTTAAAGACTGTTGATCAATACTATGTTGGATCAAATAACAGTATTCAG GGTGCTTGTGTTGAGAATGTGCTGGATTCAGTGGTGGAATCATTGCGTCGAGATTCCAATAGgaagtttgtttttgttgaaatg GCTTTTTTCCAGCGATGGTGGGTAGAACAAAGTGAGGAAATTCAAGAGCAAGTGAGGAAACTTGTTGATGCTGGCCAATTGGAATTTGT AAATGGTGGTTGGTGTATGCATGATGAAGCAACTTGTCATTACATAGACATGATTGACCAAACAACTCTAGGTCACCGCGCAATAAAGGAGCAGTTTAACAAGACTCCTCGTGCTGGGTGGCAGATTGATCCATTTGGACATTCTGCAGTGCAAGCTTACCTTCTTGGGACTGAG CTTGGATTTGATTCTGTACACTTTGCAAGGATTGATTACCAGGACAGAGCGAAGCGCAAAGATGATAAAGCTCTTGAAGTTATATGGCGTGGATCCAAGACATTTGGTTCTTCCTCTCAG ATTTTTGCCAATGCCTTTCCTGTTCATTATAGTCCCCCAAATGGTTTTCATTTTGAAGTATTTGACGACTTTGTGCCAGTCCAG GACAACCCCCTTTTAGATGACTACAATGTTGAGCAGCGagttaatgattttataaatgCTGCTATGACCCAA GCAAATGTGACAAGGACAAACCATATTATGTGGACCATGGGTGATGATTTCCAGTATCAATATGCTGAGTCTTGGTTCAAGCAGATGGACAAATTAATTCACTATGTTAACAAg GATGGTCGAGTGAATGCTTTGTATTCTACACCATCTATCTACACTGATGTGAAAAATGCAGCAAATGAGTCTTGGCCACTGAAAACTGATGATTATTTCCC TTATGCAGATACGGAAAATGCCTACTGGACTGGCTTTTTTACTAGTCGCCCAGCCTTGAAGCGATATGTTCGTCAGCTGAGTGGATATTATTTG GCAGCACGACAACTGGAGTTCCTGGTTGGGAAAAAATCCACTGGTCCCAACACATATAGACTTGGAGATGCTTTAGGCATTGCACAGCACCATGATGGTGTCACTGGCACTGCCAAACAACACACTACAAATGACTACGAAAAACGCCTTGCTATTGGAGCCTTGGAG GCAGAAGCTACTGTGAGTTCTGCTCTGTCATGCTTGGTTAGCAATAAATCAAGAGATCAATGTGCAAAACCAGCATTGAATTTTAGTCAG TGTCAATTACTAAATATCAGTTACTGCCCACCAACAGAGGAAGCTATTGCAAATGGGAAGAGATTG GTCATGGTTTTGTACAACGCTCTTGGATGGAATCGCACTGATGTTATTAGGATACCA GTTAATGACCCTAATCTAGTTGTTGCTGATTCCTATGGAAAACATATCGAGACGCAATATGTTACCATGGATAATACCACAAGCAACTTAAGAAACTTTTATTTGAAGGCATATGGATTTCCATCCATTCAAGTGCCCCGGTATTGGCTGCACTTTCAAGTGTCTGTGCCACCACTCGGTTGGAGTACCTACTTTATTGCTCGTGCTACTGGGATAG GGAAAAGAAGAAACGGGCTCTCTGTGATGGACAGCCCACAGAATGATACCATTGAAATCGGATCTGGAAATTTGAAAATGTCCTTTTCTTCGATGACTGGTCAACTCAAACGGATGTATAATTCCAAAACAGGG GTTGATGTGCCAATACAGCAAAGCTACTTTTGGTATGGTTCAAGCTCTGAGCTCATG CAATCTTCAGGTGCATATATCTTAAGGCCTGATGGTTCCCCTCCCCATGTTGTTGCAAGATCA GTGCCCCTGCAGGTTCATCGTGGACCACTGTTTGATGAGGTTCGCCAACAATTTAATTCATGGATCTACCAG GTAACAAGAGTTTACAAAGATCAAGAGCATGCAGAACTTGAATACACT ATTCGAGACTACAGAGCTGACTGGAGCCTCTCAGTCAATGAACCTGTTGCAGGAAACTATTATCCG CTTAACCTTGGAATTTTTACGATGGATAAGAGATCTGAATTATCAGTCTTGGTTGATCGTGCCACTGGAGGAGCCAGCATTGAAGATGGTCAACTAGAACTAATGCTTCATAG GCGGACTCTCCATGATGATTCCAGAGGAGTTAATGAAGCCCTTGATGAAAGTGTTTGCATTGGAGATGAATGTGAAGGACTAACG ATCAGAGGAAATTATTATTTGAGCATCAACCAGGTAGGGGCTGGAGCAGTCTGGCGCCGAACAACTGGCCAAGAGATTTACACACCACTTCTTGCAGCTTTCACACAGGAG AAGGAAGAGACTTCGAAAGCATCTCATGTGGCCACAGGAACTGCCATGGATCCCGGCTACAGCTTGCCACTAAATGTTGCTTTGATAACCCTTCAG GAGCTCGATGATGGGAGTGTTCTTCTCCGTCTGGCTCATTTATATGAG GCGGGAGAAGATGCTGCTTATTCAACACTAGCTACAGTTGAACTGAAGAAGATGTTCAGTGGAAAAGCA ATTAAGGAGCTGAAGGAAATGAGCTTGTCATCAAACCAAGAGAAATCAGAGATGAAGAAGATGACATGGAAGGTTGAGGGAGACAACGGAGAGCAACCTTCACCTGTTAGAGGTGGTCCTGTCGATAGTTCAACTCTCGTTGTTGAACTTGGTCCCATGGAAATTCGCACATTCTTGCtacaattttga
- the LOC18101098 gene encoding alpha-mannosidase isoform X1, with protein MEKLERDLTWFDGWVLIAFVVVFGLHGTVVNGGYVDYNTGGGVVPGKLNVHLVPHSHDDVGWLKTVDQYYVGSNNSIQGACVENVLDSVVESLRRDSNRKFVFVEMAFFQRWWVEQSEEIQEQVRKLVDAGQLEFVNGGWCMHDEATCHYIDMIDQTTLGHRAIKEQFNKTPRAGWQIDPFGHSAVQAYLLGTELGFDSVHFARIDYQDRAKRKDDKALEVIWRGSKTFGSSSQIFANAFPVHYSPPNGFHFEVFDDFVPVQDNPLLDDYNVEQRVNDFINAAMTQANVTRTNHIMWTMGDDFQYQYAESWFKQMDKLIHYVNKDGRVNALYSTPSIYTDVKNAANESWPLKTDDYFPYADTENAYWTGFFTSRPALKRYVRQLSGYYLAARQLEFLVGKKSTGPNTYRLGDALGIAQHHDGVTGTAKQHTTNDYEKRLAIGALEAEATVSSALSCLVSNKSRDQCAKPALNFSQCQLLNISYCPPTEEAIANGKRLVMVLYNALGWNRTDVIRIPVNDPNLVVADSYGKHIETQYVTMDNTTSNLRNFYLKAYGFPSIQVPRYWLHFQVSVPPLGWSTYFIARATGIGKRRNGLSVMDSPQNDTIEIGSGNLKMSFSSMTGQLKRMYNSKTGVDVPIQQSYFWYGSSSELMQSSGAYILRPDGSPPHVVARSVPLQVHRGPLFDEVRQQFNSWIYQVTRVYKDQEHAELEYTIGPIPLEDSVGKEVITRMTANMATEKVFYTDSNGRDFLKRIRDYRADWSLSVNEPVAGNYYPLNLGIFTMDKRSELSVLVDRATGGASIEDGQLELMLHRRTLHDDSRGVNEALDESVCIGDECEGLTIRGNYYLSINQVGAGAVWRRTTGQEIYTPLLAAFTQEKEETSKASHVATGTAMDPGYSLPLNVALITLQELDDGSVLLRLAHLYEAGEDAAYSTLATVELKKMFSGKAIKELKEMSLSSNQEKSEMKKMTWKVEGDNGEQPSPVRGGPVDSSTLVVELGPMEIRTFLLQF; from the exons ATGGAAAAGCTTGAGAGGGATTTGACATGGTTTGATGGGTGGGTTCTTATTGCTTTCGTGGTTGTTTTTGGCTTGCATGGTACAGTAGTTAATGGTGGTTATGTGGATTACAATACTGGAGGTGGAGTTGTGCCAGGAAAGTTGAATGTCCATTTGGTACCACATTCACATGATGATGTTGGTTGGTTAAAGACTGTTGATCAATACTATGTTGGATCAAATAACAGTATTCAG GGTGCTTGTGTTGAGAATGTGCTGGATTCAGTGGTGGAATCATTGCGTCGAGATTCCAATAGgaagtttgtttttgttgaaatg GCTTTTTTCCAGCGATGGTGGGTAGAACAAAGTGAGGAAATTCAAGAGCAAGTGAGGAAACTTGTTGATGCTGGCCAATTGGAATTTGT AAATGGTGGTTGGTGTATGCATGATGAAGCAACTTGTCATTACATAGACATGATTGACCAAACAACTCTAGGTCACCGCGCAATAAAGGAGCAGTTTAACAAGACTCCTCGTGCTGGGTGGCAGATTGATCCATTTGGACATTCTGCAGTGCAAGCTTACCTTCTTGGGACTGAG CTTGGATTTGATTCTGTACACTTTGCAAGGATTGATTACCAGGACAGAGCGAAGCGCAAAGATGATAAAGCTCTTGAAGTTATATGGCGTGGATCCAAGACATTTGGTTCTTCCTCTCAG ATTTTTGCCAATGCCTTTCCTGTTCATTATAGTCCCCCAAATGGTTTTCATTTTGAAGTATTTGACGACTTTGTGCCAGTCCAG GACAACCCCCTTTTAGATGACTACAATGTTGAGCAGCGagttaatgattttataaatgCTGCTATGACCCAA GCAAATGTGACAAGGACAAACCATATTATGTGGACCATGGGTGATGATTTCCAGTATCAATATGCTGAGTCTTGGTTCAAGCAGATGGACAAATTAATTCACTATGTTAACAAg GATGGTCGAGTGAATGCTTTGTATTCTACACCATCTATCTACACTGATGTGAAAAATGCAGCAAATGAGTCTTGGCCACTGAAAACTGATGATTATTTCCC TTATGCAGATACGGAAAATGCCTACTGGACTGGCTTTTTTACTAGTCGCCCAGCCTTGAAGCGATATGTTCGTCAGCTGAGTGGATATTATTTG GCAGCACGACAACTGGAGTTCCTGGTTGGGAAAAAATCCACTGGTCCCAACACATATAGACTTGGAGATGCTTTAGGCATTGCACAGCACCATGATGGTGTCACTGGCACTGCCAAACAACACACTACAAATGACTACGAAAAACGCCTTGCTATTGGAGCCTTGGAG GCAGAAGCTACTGTGAGTTCTGCTCTGTCATGCTTGGTTAGCAATAAATCAAGAGATCAATGTGCAAAACCAGCATTGAATTTTAGTCAG TGTCAATTACTAAATATCAGTTACTGCCCACCAACAGAGGAAGCTATTGCAAATGGGAAGAGATTG GTCATGGTTTTGTACAACGCTCTTGGATGGAATCGCACTGATGTTATTAGGATACCA GTTAATGACCCTAATCTAGTTGTTGCTGATTCCTATGGAAAACATATCGAGACGCAATATGTTACCATGGATAATACCACAAGCAACTTAAGAAACTTTTATTTGAAGGCATATGGATTTCCATCCATTCAAGTGCCCCGGTATTGGCTGCACTTTCAAGTGTCTGTGCCACCACTCGGTTGGAGTACCTACTTTATTGCTCGTGCTACTGGGATAG GGAAAAGAAGAAACGGGCTCTCTGTGATGGACAGCCCACAGAATGATACCATTGAAATCGGATCTGGAAATTTGAAAATGTCCTTTTCTTCGATGACTGGTCAACTCAAACGGATGTATAATTCCAAAACAGGG GTTGATGTGCCAATACAGCAAAGCTACTTTTGGTATGGTTCAAGCTCTGAGCTCATG CAATCTTCAGGTGCATATATCTTAAGGCCTGATGGTTCCCCTCCCCATGTTGTTGCAAGATCA GTGCCCCTGCAGGTTCATCGTGGACCACTGTTTGATGAGGTTCGCCAACAATTTAATTCATGGATCTACCAG GTAACAAGAGTTTACAAAGATCAAGAGCATGCAGAACTTGAATACACT ATTGGCCCAATTCCCCTTGAAGACAGTGTTGGAAAAGAGGTCATCACAAGAATGACAGCAAATATGGCCACAGAAAAGGTGTTTTATACTGATTCTAATGGAAGGGACTTTCTAAAGCGG ATTCGAGACTACAGAGCTGACTGGAGCCTCTCAGTCAATGAACCTGTTGCAGGAAACTATTATCCG CTTAACCTTGGAATTTTTACGATGGATAAGAGATCTGAATTATCAGTCTTGGTTGATCGTGCCACTGGAGGAGCCAGCATTGAAGATGGTCAACTAGAACTAATGCTTCATAG GCGGACTCTCCATGATGATTCCAGAGGAGTTAATGAAGCCCTTGATGAAAGTGTTTGCATTGGAGATGAATGTGAAGGACTAACG ATCAGAGGAAATTATTATTTGAGCATCAACCAGGTAGGGGCTGGAGCAGTCTGGCGCCGAACAACTGGCCAAGAGATTTACACACCACTTCTTGCAGCTTTCACACAGGAG AAGGAAGAGACTTCGAAAGCATCTCATGTGGCCACAGGAACTGCCATGGATCCCGGCTACAGCTTGCCACTAAATGTTGCTTTGATAACCCTTCAG GAGCTCGATGATGGGAGTGTTCTTCTCCGTCTGGCTCATTTATATGAG GCGGGAGAAGATGCTGCTTATTCAACACTAGCTACAGTTGAACTGAAGAAGATGTTCAGTGGAAAAGCA ATTAAGGAGCTGAAGGAAATGAGCTTGTCATCAAACCAAGAGAAATCAGAGATGAAGAAGATGACATGGAAGGTTGAGGGAGACAACGGAGAGCAACCTTCACCTGTTAGAGGTGGTCCTGTCGATAGTTCAACTCTCGTTGTTGAACTTGGTCCCATGGAAATTCGCACATTCTTGCtacaattttga
- the LOC18101098 gene encoding alpha-mannosidase isoform X3, with amino-acid sequence MHDEATCHYIDMIDQTTLGHRAIKEQFNKTPRAGWQIDPFGHSAVQAYLLGTELGFDSVHFARIDYQDRAKRKDDKALEVIWRGSKTFGSSSQIFANAFPVHYSPPNGFHFEVFDDFVPVQDNPLLDDYNVEQRVNDFINAAMTQANVTRTNHIMWTMGDDFQYQYAESWFKQMDKLIHYVNKDGRVNALYSTPSIYTDVKNAANESWPLKTDDYFPYADTENAYWTGFFTSRPALKRYVRQLSGYYLAARQLEFLVGKKSTGPNTYRLGDALGIAQHHDGVTGTAKQHTTNDYEKRLAIGALEAEATVSSALSCLVSNKSRDQCAKPALNFSQCQLLNISYCPPTEEAIANGKRLVMVLYNALGWNRTDVIRIPVNDPNLVVADSYGKHIETQYVTMDNTTSNLRNFYLKAYGFPSIQVPRYWLHFQVSVPPLGWSTYFIARATGIGKRRNGLSVMDSPQNDTIEIGSGNLKMSFSSMTGQLKRMYNSKTGVDVPIQQSYFWYGSSSELMQSSGAYILRPDGSPPHVVARSVPLQVHRGPLFDEVRQQFNSWIYQVTRVYKDQEHAELEYTIGPIPLEDSVGKEVITRMTANMATEKVFYTDSNGRDFLKRIRDYRADWSLSVNEPVAGNYYPLNLGIFTMDKRSELSVLVDRATGGASIEDGQLELMLHRRTLHDDSRGVNEALDESVCIGDECEGLTIRGNYYLSINQVGAGAVWRRTTGQEIYTPLLAAFTQEKEETSKASHVATGTAMDPGYSLPLNVALITLQELDDGSVLLRLAHLYEAGEDAAYSTLATVELKKMFSGKAIKELKEMSLSSNQEKSEMKKMTWKVEGDNGEQPSPVRGGPVDSSTLVVELGPMEIRTFLLQF; translated from the exons ATGCATGATGAAGCAACTTGTCATTACATAGACATGATTGACCAAACAACTCTAGGTCACCGCGCAATAAAGGAGCAGTTTAACAAGACTCCTCGTGCTGGGTGGCAGATTGATCCATTTGGACATTCTGCAGTGCAAGCTTACCTTCTTGGGACTGAG CTTGGATTTGATTCTGTACACTTTGCAAGGATTGATTACCAGGACAGAGCGAAGCGCAAAGATGATAAAGCTCTTGAAGTTATATGGCGTGGATCCAAGACATTTGGTTCTTCCTCTCAG ATTTTTGCCAATGCCTTTCCTGTTCATTATAGTCCCCCAAATGGTTTTCATTTTGAAGTATTTGACGACTTTGTGCCAGTCCAG GACAACCCCCTTTTAGATGACTACAATGTTGAGCAGCGagttaatgattttataaatgCTGCTATGACCCAA GCAAATGTGACAAGGACAAACCATATTATGTGGACCATGGGTGATGATTTCCAGTATCAATATGCTGAGTCTTGGTTCAAGCAGATGGACAAATTAATTCACTATGTTAACAAg GATGGTCGAGTGAATGCTTTGTATTCTACACCATCTATCTACACTGATGTGAAAAATGCAGCAAATGAGTCTTGGCCACTGAAAACTGATGATTATTTCCC TTATGCAGATACGGAAAATGCCTACTGGACTGGCTTTTTTACTAGTCGCCCAGCCTTGAAGCGATATGTTCGTCAGCTGAGTGGATATTATTTG GCAGCACGACAACTGGAGTTCCTGGTTGGGAAAAAATCCACTGGTCCCAACACATATAGACTTGGAGATGCTTTAGGCATTGCACAGCACCATGATGGTGTCACTGGCACTGCCAAACAACACACTACAAATGACTACGAAAAACGCCTTGCTATTGGAGCCTTGGAG GCAGAAGCTACTGTGAGTTCTGCTCTGTCATGCTTGGTTAGCAATAAATCAAGAGATCAATGTGCAAAACCAGCATTGAATTTTAGTCAG TGTCAATTACTAAATATCAGTTACTGCCCACCAACAGAGGAAGCTATTGCAAATGGGAAGAGATTG GTCATGGTTTTGTACAACGCTCTTGGATGGAATCGCACTGATGTTATTAGGATACCA GTTAATGACCCTAATCTAGTTGTTGCTGATTCCTATGGAAAACATATCGAGACGCAATATGTTACCATGGATAATACCACAAGCAACTTAAGAAACTTTTATTTGAAGGCATATGGATTTCCATCCATTCAAGTGCCCCGGTATTGGCTGCACTTTCAAGTGTCTGTGCCACCACTCGGTTGGAGTACCTACTTTATTGCTCGTGCTACTGGGATAG GGAAAAGAAGAAACGGGCTCTCTGTGATGGACAGCCCACAGAATGATACCATTGAAATCGGATCTGGAAATTTGAAAATGTCCTTTTCTTCGATGACTGGTCAACTCAAACGGATGTATAATTCCAAAACAGGG GTTGATGTGCCAATACAGCAAAGCTACTTTTGGTATGGTTCAAGCTCTGAGCTCATG CAATCTTCAGGTGCATATATCTTAAGGCCTGATGGTTCCCCTCCCCATGTTGTTGCAAGATCA GTGCCCCTGCAGGTTCATCGTGGACCACTGTTTGATGAGGTTCGCCAACAATTTAATTCATGGATCTACCAG GTAACAAGAGTTTACAAAGATCAAGAGCATGCAGAACTTGAATACACT ATTGGCCCAATTCCCCTTGAAGACAGTGTTGGAAAAGAGGTCATCACAAGAATGACAGCAAATATGGCCACAGAAAAGGTGTTTTATACTGATTCTAATGGAAGGGACTTTCTAAAGCGG ATTCGAGACTACAGAGCTGACTGGAGCCTCTCAGTCAATGAACCTGTTGCAGGAAACTATTATCCG CTTAACCTTGGAATTTTTACGATGGATAAGAGATCTGAATTATCAGTCTTGGTTGATCGTGCCACTGGAGGAGCCAGCATTGAAGATGGTCAACTAGAACTAATGCTTCATAG GCGGACTCTCCATGATGATTCCAGAGGAGTTAATGAAGCCCTTGATGAAAGTGTTTGCATTGGAGATGAATGTGAAGGACTAACG ATCAGAGGAAATTATTATTTGAGCATCAACCAGGTAGGGGCTGGAGCAGTCTGGCGCCGAACAACTGGCCAAGAGATTTACACACCACTTCTTGCAGCTTTCACACAGGAG AAGGAAGAGACTTCGAAAGCATCTCATGTGGCCACAGGAACTGCCATGGATCCCGGCTACAGCTTGCCACTAAATGTTGCTTTGATAACCCTTCAG GAGCTCGATGATGGGAGTGTTCTTCTCCGTCTGGCTCATTTATATGAG GCGGGAGAAGATGCTGCTTATTCAACACTAGCTACAGTTGAACTGAAGAAGATGTTCAGTGGAAAAGCA ATTAAGGAGCTGAAGGAAATGAGCTTGTCATCAAACCAAGAGAAATCAGAGATGAAGAAGATGACATGGAAGGTTGAGGGAGACAACGGAGAGCAACCTTCACCTGTTAGAGGTGGTCCTGTCGATAGTTCAACTCTCGTTGTTGAACTTGGTCCCATGGAAATTCGCACATTCTTGCtacaattttga